The Flaviramulus sp. BrNp1-15 genome has a window encoding:
- the mltG gene encoding endolytic transglycosylase MltG, with the protein MYIKKILLGIAIIGLIVAAFFANFVYKAMMRPNTAFNNEEAYVFIPSIATYEEVRGQLEPLLDDIDSFDNLAERKKYTTNIKAGRFKITKGMSNNDIINSIRSKNLPIKLSFNNQETLEKLAGRVSNQIEADSVSLLNAMKDATFLTENGFKEATALGMYLPNSYEFFWNTSAERFRDRMLKEYNRFWTDVRTQKANNIGLTQDQVIALASIVYEESKQASEQPRIAGVYMNRLRIGMPLQADPTLKFAAYQLPKYKNTVIKRVLNVHKDIESPYNTYKNRGLPPGLIAMPDISAIDAVLNYEKHQYLYFAADAKRLGYHKFAKTLSQHNVNAREYQRYLSSQGINR; encoded by the coding sequence ATGTATATAAAAAAGATACTCTTAGGAATTGCTATAATAGGTTTAATAGTCGCAGCTTTTTTTGCCAATTTTGTTTATAAAGCTATGATGAGACCCAATACAGCTTTTAATAATGAAGAAGCTTATGTTTTTATTCCGTCTATTGCTACTTATGAAGAAGTTAGAGGGCAATTAGAGCCTTTGTTAGATGATATCGATTCTTTTGACAATTTAGCAGAAAGGAAAAAATACACTACTAATATTAAAGCAGGGCGTTTTAAGATTACAAAAGGAATGAGTAATAATGATATTATAAACTCAATACGAAGTAAAAACTTGCCTATTAAATTGTCTTTTAATAATCAGGAAACGTTAGAAAAGTTAGCAGGAAGAGTTTCTAATCAAATAGAAGCAGATAGTGTTTCGCTTTTAAATGCTATGAAAGATGCTACTTTTTTAACTGAAAACGGGTTTAAAGAAGCCACAGCACTTGGTATGTATTTACCAAACAGCTATGAGTTTTTCTGGAACACATCAGCAGAAAGGTTTAGAGATAGGATGTTAAAGGAATATAACCGCTTTTGGACCGATGTAAGAACACAAAAAGCAAATAACATAGGTTTAACACAAGACCAAGTTATTGCATTGGCATCAATTGTTTATGAAGAATCTAAACAAGCAAGTGAACAACCTAGAATTGCCGGTGTTTACATGAATAGATTAAGAATAGGTATGCCACTTCAAGCAGATCCAACTTTAAAATTTGCTGCATACCAACTTCCTAAGTATAAAAATACTGTTATTAAACGTGTCTTAAATGTTCACAAAGACATAGAATCTCCTTATAATACCTATAAAAATAGAGGATTACCACCAGGGCTCATTGCAATGCCAGATATTTCTGCTATTGATGCAGTTTTAAATTATGAAAAACATCAGTATTTGTATTTTGCTGCTGATGCTAAACGTTTAGGATATCATAAATTTGCTAAAACATTGAGTCAACATAATGTAAACGCAAGAGAATATCAGCGTTATTTATCGTCTCAAGGTATTAATAGGTAG
- a CDS encoding DUF2279 domain-containing protein: MKRVFVKHIIFLLLFPFISFSQSTLNQFLTPSDTLNKPRLNTVIISEAAISGLTLLGLNELWYKDFERSKFHTLNDNEEWLQMDKFGHVFTSYQMGKHGAQLLNWSGVSKKDQLLYGATLGFTFLTAVEVLDGYSKEWGFSWGDMLANGAGTGLYIGQELLWNEQRIALKYSFHHTNYASQRPDKLGETYLEQILKDYNGQTYWLSFNLHSFFKSSKIPKWLNIAVGYGAEGMLSGVKDIDNQVLTSNSRYRQYYLSFDVNLNAIRTNSKLLRSIFDVFNMIKIPFPTLEFNKNGGVFHLFYN, translated from the coding sequence GTGAAAAGGGTATTCGTAAAACATATCATTTTTCTCCTTTTATTTCCTTTTATTTCTTTTTCGCAATCAACTCTAAATCAATTTTTAACTCCAAGTGATACGTTAAATAAACCAAGGCTTAATACTGTAATAATTTCTGAAGCTGCAATATCGGGTTTAACCCTGTTGGGTTTAAATGAACTTTGGTATAAAGATTTTGAGCGTTCTAAATTTCACACACTAAATGATAATGAAGAGTGGCTTCAAATGGATAAGTTTGGGCATGTATTTACATCTTACCAAATGGGTAAACATGGCGCACAGTTATTAAATTGGAGTGGAGTTAGTAAAAAAGATCAATTGCTATATGGAGCCACTTTAGGTTTTACTTTTTTAACAGCTGTTGAGGTGTTAGATGGTTACTCTAAAGAATGGGGTTTTTCATGGGGAGATATGTTAGCAAACGGAGCAGGAACAGGATTGTATATTGGTCAAGAATTACTCTGGAATGAGCAGCGAATTGCCTTAAAGTACTCTTTTCATCATACAAATTATGCTTCTCAACGTCCAGATAAGCTTGGAGAAACGTATCTAGAGCAAATTTTGAAAGATTATAATGGGCAAACTTATTGGTTAAGTTTTAATTTACATTCATTTTTTAAAAGTAGTAAAATACCCAAATGGTTAAATATTGCTGTTGGTTATGGAGCTGAAGGTATGTTGTCTGGAGTGAAAGATATTGACAATCAAGTGTTAACAAGTAATTCGAGGTACAGGCAATACTATTTAAGTTTTGATGTAAATTTGAATGCTATTAGGACAAATTCAAAATTATTGAGGTCAATTTTCGATGTTTTTAATATGATAAAAATACCATTCCCAACTTTAGAATTTAATAAAAATGGGGGTGTATTTCATCTATTCTACAACTAA
- a CDS encoding peptidoglycan-binding protein LysM, with translation MVRNIASYITIALTICILIHISFQSNETIDLTKYSTKGLDLSYTVSDDANESDKLLASNSTSDYEFSPYLGKSFVGFKEALAFKESGGNYFSVNTYGYLGKYQFGAETLKMIGIKNPAQFLKNPRLQEKAFLANTARNKWILRRDIKNFVGKRINGIIVTESGILAAAHLGGPGSVKKYLRSYGLDNFADGYGTTVHHYMKRFSGYDTSFIKPNKLAKAI, from the coding sequence ATGGTAAGAAATATTGCAAGTTATATTACAATAGCACTTACAATATGTATACTGATACATATTTCGTTTCAGTCAAATGAAACAATTGATTTAACTAAGTACTCAACAAAAGGCTTAGATTTAAGTTACACAGTGAGCGATGATGCAAATGAAAGTGATAAGCTTTTAGCATCAAATAGCACTTCAGACTATGAGTTTTCACCTTATTTAGGAAAATCTTTTGTAGGATTTAAAGAAGCTTTAGCTTTCAAAGAATCTGGAGGAAATTATTTTTCTGTGAATACTTATGGGTATTTGGGGAAATATCAATTTGGAGCAGAAACTTTAAAAATGATTGGTATTAAAAATCCAGCTCAATTTTTAAAGAATCCAAGACTTCAAGAAAAAGCATTCTTAGCAAATACTGCACGTAATAAATGGATTTTAAGACGGGATATCAAGAATTTTGTAGGAAAACGAATTAATGGTATTATAGTTACAGAGTCTGGGATTTTAGCTGCAGCTCATTTGGGAGGTCCTGGTAGTGTTAAAAAGTACTTAAGAAGTTATGGTTTAGATAATTTTGCTGATGGTTATGGTACTACAGTGCATCATTATATGAAAAGATTTTCTGGATATGATACATCTTTTATTAAACCAAATAAATTAGCAAAAGCTATTTAG
- a CDS encoding SAM-dependent methyltransferase, which translates to MNSKIGKLYLIPTTLGDSEPLDVLPITVKQTIEKTDTFIVENEKTARRFIKRISPEKSQPSLKLFLLNKHTDASDLPSFLEPCLNGIDVGLLSEAGCPGVADPGADIVKIAHQKNIKVVPLVGPSSILLAIMSSGMNGQSFAFNGYLPIDKSERKNEIKRLERLSFEHNQSQSFIETPYRNNKMLEDLSQILDKNTDVYVACDITLPTEFIKTKTANEWKKNMVDLHKRPTIFIIHKS; encoded by the coding sequence ATGAATTCTAAAATTGGAAAACTATATTTAATACCTACCACTCTAGGCGATAGTGAGCCATTAGATGTTTTACCTATTACCGTAAAACAAACTATTGAGAAAACAGATACTTTTATTGTTGAAAACGAAAAAACTGCAAGACGATTTATAAAAAGAATTAGTCCAGAAAAATCGCAACCTTCACTAAAATTATTTTTACTTAATAAACATACTGACGCAAGTGATTTACCAAGTTTTTTAGAACCTTGTTTAAATGGTATTGATGTTGGATTGTTATCTGAAGCTGGTTGCCCTGGTGTTGCAGATCCAGGAGCAGATATTGTAAAAATTGCTCATCAAAAAAACATAAAAGTTGTGCCTTTAGTTGGCCCTTCTTCCATTTTACTTGCCATAATGAGTTCTGGAATGAACGGACAAAGTTTTGCTTTTAATGGCTACTTACCTATTGATAAAAGTGAGCGAAAAAATGAAATTAAGCGTCTCGAACGTTTATCTTTTGAGCATAATCAGTCACAATCATTCATTGAAACACCTTATAGAAACAATAAAATGTTAGAAGATTTATCGCAAATTCTTGACAAAAATACAGATGTTTATGTTGCTTGCGATATCACGCTTCCTACAGAGTTCATTAAAACAAAAACCGCAAATGAGTGGAAAAAAAATATGGTAGACCTACATAAAAGACCTACCATATTTATTATTCATAAAAGCTAG
- a CDS encoding low molecular weight protein-tyrosine-phosphatase, whose product MTKILMVCLGNICRSPLAEGILKSKLPEDYFFIDSAGTANYHVGNSPDKRSVAVARKYGLDITNLRGRQFNISDFDEFDMIYVMDESNFKNVIKLARNDDDIAKVKLILNEIYNNQNYDVPDPYYGGDEGFENVYKMLDEACDIIAEKLK is encoded by the coding sequence ATGACTAAAATTCTAATGGTATGTTTGGGAAACATTTGTCGTTCTCCACTTGCCGAAGGTATTTTAAAATCTAAACTCCCAGAAGATTATTTTTTTATTGATTCAGCAGGAACTGCCAATTACCATGTTGGAAACTCACCAGACAAAAGATCTGTTGCTGTTGCCAGAAAATATGGGTTAGACATTACAAATCTTAGAGGTCGTCAATTCAATATTTCAGATTTTGATGAGTTTGATATGATTTATGTTATGGATGAATCAAATTTTAAAAATGTTATTAAACTTGCAAGAAATGATGACGATATTGCCAAGGTTAAGCTTATTTTAAATGAAATTTACAACAATCAAAATTATGATGTCCCAGATCCATATTACGGTGGAGACGAAGGTTTTGAAAATGTTTACAAAATGCTTGATGAAGCTTGTGATATTATTGCAGAAAAGTTAAAGTGA
- the dnaA gene encoding chromosomal replication initiator protein DnaA, whose protein sequence is MSVTAQSVWNNCLEFIKDNIQPQAYKTWFEPIVAVKLTDNALSIQVPSKFFYEWLEEHYVKILKVSLTKELGEKAKLVYIIKMENTYGNKQPFTEKIPSSNRGALKSQDVDVPLNNKSPELRNPFVIPGIRNVKIESQLNPNYSFENFLEGDSNRLARSAGLAVAAKPGGTSFNPLLIFGGVGLGKTHLAHAIGVDIKDKYPEKTVLYISAEKFTQQYIDAVKKNNRNDFIHFYQIIDVLIIDDVQFLSGKTGTQDVFFHIFNHLHQNGKQVVLTSDKAPVDMQDIEQRLLSRFKWGLSAELQNPDFETRVSILKNKLYRDGVEMPEDIIEYVAKNIKTNVRELEGAIISLIAQSSFNKKEITIDLARIIVEKFVKNTKREVSIDYIQKVVSDYFQMDIDTLQSKTRKRHIVQARQLAMFFAKKFTKASLASIGSQIGKRDHATVLHACKTVDNLSSTDKQFRKYVEDITKKLSV, encoded by the coding sequence ATGAGTGTAACTGCGCAATCGGTATGGAATAATTGTCTAGAATTCATAAAGGATAATATTCAACCGCAAGCATATAAAACTTGGTTTGAACCCATAGTTGCAGTTAAACTTACCGATAACGCATTAAGCATTCAAGTACCTAGTAAATTCTTTTACGAATGGCTTGAAGAACATTATGTGAAAATCTTAAAAGTATCATTAACTAAAGAGTTAGGAGAAAAAGCCAAACTTGTTTACATTATCAAAATGGAAAACACGTATGGCAACAAACAACCTTTTACAGAAAAAATCCCGAGTTCTAACAGAGGCGCTTTAAAATCTCAAGACGTTGATGTTCCATTAAATAATAAGAGTCCAGAATTAAGAAATCCATTCGTAATTCCTGGAATTAGAAATGTTAAGATAGAATCTCAACTTAACCCTAATTACAGTTTCGAAAATTTCCTTGAAGGTGATTCTAACAGATTAGCACGTAGTGCCGGATTAGCAGTTGCTGCAAAACCTGGCGGTACTTCATTTAACCCTTTATTAATTTTTGGAGGTGTAGGTTTAGGAAAAACACATTTAGCACATGCTATTGGTGTTGATATTAAAGATAAATATCCAGAAAAAACGGTTTTATATATTTCTGCAGAAAAATTTACGCAACAATATATAGATGCTGTTAAGAAAAATAATAGAAATGATTTCATTCATTTTTATCAAATTATTGATGTATTAATTATTGACGATGTTCAATTCCTATCAGGAAAAACAGGAACACAAGATGTTTTCTTCCACATATTCAATCATTTACACCAAAATGGAAAACAGGTAGTTTTAACCAGTGATAAAGCTCCTGTAGACATGCAAGATATTGAACAACGTTTACTTTCTCGTTTCAAATGGGGATTATCTGCAGAACTACAGAATCCAGATTTTGAAACCAGAGTTTCTATCTTAAAAAACAAATTATATCGTGATGGTGTTGAAATGCCAGAAGATATTATAGAATACGTTGCAAAAAATATTAAAACTAATGTTAGAGAGCTTGAAGGCGCTATCATTTCGTTAATTGCTCAATCGTCTTTCAATAAAAAAGAGATTACTATTGATTTAGCTAGAATTATAGTTGAAAAGTTTGTAAAAAACACCAAAAGAGAAGTTTCTATAGATTACATTCAAAAAGTAGTTTCAGATTATTTCCAAATGGATATTGACACTTTACAATCTAAAACTAGAAAACGCCATATTGTTCAAGCTAGACAATTAGCTATGTTTTTTGCTAAAAAATTCACTAAAGCATCATTAGCAAGTATTGGCTCTCAAATAGGAAAGCGTGATCATGCCACAGTTTTACATGCTTGTAAAACAGTAGACAATTTATCTTCAACTGATAAACAATTCAGAAAATATGTTGAAGACATTACAAAAAAGCTTTCAGTTTAA
- a CDS encoding thioesterase family protein: protein MKIDEIQIRVRYGETDQMGVVYHGNYALYLEMGRVEWLRKLGISYKWMEENGIMLPVVSLNINYKKSAGYDDVINVKTQLKKEPTVKIEFDYEITNESGEILTTASTTLVFIDMKTNKPIMAPDYILKLLKD from the coding sequence ATGAAAATCGATGAAATACAAATAAGAGTGAGATATGGTGAAACTGACCAGATGGGAGTGGTATATCATGGGAATTACGCATTATATCTTGAAATGGGGCGGGTTGAGTGGTTAAGAAAACTCGGAATTTCTTACAAATGGATGGAAGAAAACGGAATTATGTTACCTGTAGTTTCTTTAAATATAAACTATAAAAAATCAGCGGGTTATGATGATGTAATTAATGTAAAAACTCAACTTAAAAAAGAGCCAACTGTTAAGATTGAATTTGATTATGAAATTACAAATGAATCTGGTGAAATTTTAACAACAGCAAGTACAACGTTGGTCTTTATAGATATGAAAACTAATAAACCAATCATGGCGCCAGATTATATTTTAAAACTCCTTAAAGATTAA
- a CDS encoding YigZ family protein, which produces MTEKDTYKTIELAPEPVLFKDRNSKFFGYAFPVLNEEEVKQNIDLLKKEHHSARHWCYAYQLGTENITYRANDDGEPNNSAGLPIYGQIQSFEVTNILIVVVRYFGGTKLGVSGLINAYKTAAQMILEQADIVEKTINIDFLIHFDYKNMNTVMRIIKEKKLNIINQKLEMDCQITISVRKKDANSIFEIFENLFEINIKEV; this is translated from the coding sequence TTGACTGAAAAAGACACATACAAAACTATTGAACTTGCTCCTGAACCTGTTTTATTTAAAGATAGAAACAGTAAATTTTTTGGTTATGCATTTCCTGTTTTAAACGAAGAAGAAGTAAAACAAAATATAGATTTACTAAAAAAAGAGCATCATTCTGCTAGACATTGGTGTTATGCTTACCAATTAGGAACAGAAAACATAACCTATCGAGCTAACGATGATGGCGAACCAAATAATTCTGCAGGTTTGCCTATTTATGGACAAATTCAATCTTTTGAGGTTACAAATATTTTAATTGTAGTAGTTCGCTATTTTGGTGGTACTAAACTAGGTGTTAGCGGATTGATTAATGCTTACAAAACTGCTGCACAAATGATACTTGAACAAGCAGATATTGTTGAAAAAACTATAAATATTGATTTTCTAATTCATTTTGATTATAAAAACATGAATACGGTAATGCGTATTATAAAGGAGAAAAAATTAAATATTATCAATCAAAAATTAGAAATGGATTGTCAGATTACCATTTCTGTTAGAAAAAAAGATGCAAATTCTATTTTTGAAATATTTGAAAATCTTTTTGAGATTAACATTAAAGAAGTATAA
- a CDS encoding HAD family phosphatase: MIKTLIFDFGNVFINLDIEGAKNHALKQFDIEDLSEEMLGFNSFYEQGLISTNEFLEFFSDNFPHISKDQLVDIWNYMLKDFPKYRLEFLQNLKKEKKYKLILLSNTNELHINWIKKNVPFYNDFKNCFDAFYLSHEINLSKPSADIFEFVLNENNLEASECLFIDDNKDNIISAKDLKIKTWHIKPFEDDIINLFKTNSGLFD, encoded by the coding sequence ATGATTAAAACCTTAATTTTCGATTTTGGCAACGTATTTATAAACCTAGATATTGAAGGCGCTAAAAACCATGCCTTAAAACAGTTTGATATTGAAGATTTATCAGAAGAAATGTTAGGTTTTAATAGCTTTTACGAGCAAGGGTTGATTTCTACCAATGAGTTTCTAGAGTTTTTTTCTGATAACTTTCCACATATTTCAAAAGACCAATTAGTTGATATTTGGAACTATATGTTGAAAGATTTCCCAAAATACCGTTTAGAATTTCTTCAAAATCTTAAAAAAGAAAAAAAATATAAACTCATCCTTTTAAGTAACACTAATGAACTTCATATAAATTGGATTAAAAAAAACGTGCCATTTTATAATGATTTTAAAAACTGTTTTGATGCATTTTATTTATCTCATGAAATTAATCTATCGAAACCCAGTGCAGATATTTTCGAATTTGTTTTAAATGAAAACAACTTAGAAGCAAGTGAATGTTTATTTATTGATGATAATAAAGACAATATAATTTCTGCTAAAGATTTAAAAATTAAAACTTGGCATATAAAACCGTTTGAAGATGATATTATAAACCTTTTTAAAACAAACAGCGGTTTATTTGACTGA